A genomic region of Pelodiscus sinensis isolate JC-2024 chromosome 1, ASM4963464v1, whole genome shotgun sequence contains the following coding sequences:
- the LOC102462134 gene encoding olfactory receptor 51G2-like has translation MSTANDTKSMVAVFLLTGIPEHEDVHIWIAIPLCFIYAILIMGNTGILFIIKTDPSLHEPMYIFLSMLAITDLGLSITTMPTTLGVFLFHSREISLNACFAQLFFIHSLSYIESSVLLSMAFDRFIAIRDPLRYTSILTAPRMAKMGQVFVLRGVALAFPYPFLLKRYRYCRANVLSHSYCVHNEVMKLACADITVNNIYGLFIMLSTVGLDSLLILLSYVMIFKMVMSVTSHAECVRALNTCVSHLCAVLLFYTPMIGLSMIHRFGNSSSHWLQILLGFIYLLVPPLMNPIVYSVKSKNLRMRIIKLFVK, from the coding sequence ATGTCAACTGCTAATGACACCAAATCCATGGTTGCAGTTTTCCTTCTCACTGGGATACCAGAGCACGAAGACGTCCATATCTGGATCGCTATCCCCTTGTGCTTTATTTATGCCATATTGATAATGGGAAATACAGGTATTCtgttcattataaaaacagacccaagcctccatgagcccatgtacattttcctctcCATGTTGGCCATCACAGACCTTGGCTTATCCATAACCACTATGCCGACAACACTGGGTGTTTTCTTGTTTCACTCTCGGGAGATTAGCCTCAATGCCTGTTTTGCCCAGTTGTTCTTCATCCATTCGCTTTCATACATTGAATCCTCTGTGCTCCTGTCGATGGCCTTTGACCGCTTCATTGCGATCCGTGACCCACTGAGATACACTTCCATCTTAACCGCACCAAGAATGGCCAAGATGGGACAGGTGTTTGTGCTAAGAGGGGTGGCTTTAGCATTTCCATATCCATTTCTCCTAAAACGCTACCGATACTGTCGAGCCAAtgtcctctcccattcctacTGTGTGCACAATGAGGTCATGAAGCTGGCTTGTGCAGACATCACAGTCAACAATATCTATGGCTTATTCATAATGCTCTCCACGGTGGGGTTGGACTCTTTGCTCATCCTCCTCTCATATGTGATGATCTTCAAAATGGTGATGAGCGTCACATCGCATGCGGAGTGCGTCCGGGCCCTGAACACCTGTGTCTCCCACCTCTGCGCCGTCCTGCTCTTCTACACACCAATGATTGGTCTTTCTATGATACACAGATTTGGAAATAGCTCTTCTCACTGGCTTCAGATTCTCCTCGGATTCATATATCTGCTGGTTCCACCCCTAATGAACCCGATCGTGTATAGCGTGAAAAGCAAAAATCTGCGCATGAGGATAATCAAGCTGTTTGTCAAGTGA
- the LOC102462377 gene encoding olfactory receptor 51G2-like: MLAVNDSKSMPAVFLLTGIEGHEDIHLCISILLCLIYAILIIGNTGILFIIKTEPSLHEPMYIFLSMLAITDLALSMTTMPTTLGVFLFHSREIGFDACFAQVFFNHSLSYIESSVLLLMAFDRFIAIHDPLRYTSILTLPRIFKMGLVCVLRGVALAFPYPFLLKRFPYCQANILSHSYCMHHEVMKLACADITVNSIYGLFIMLSTVGLDSLVILLSYVMILKMVLSITSRAECLRALNTCVSHLCAVLLFYTPMIGLSVIHRFGNSSSHWLQILFEYVYLLVPPLMNPIVYSVKSKPLRARIIRLFVK, from the coding sequence ATGTTAGCTGTCAATGACAGCAAATCCATGCCTGCAGTGTTCCTTCTCACTGGGATAGAGGGACATGAAGACATCCATCTCTGTATCTCCATTCTCTTGTGCCTTATTTATGCCATTTTGATAATAGGAAATACTGGCATTCTGTTCATTATTAAAACAGAACCAAGCCTCCATGAAcctatgtacattttcctttccatgttggccATCACAGACCTTGCCTTATCAATGACCACCATGCCGACAACACTAGGCGTGTTCTTGTTTCACTCTAGGGAAATCGGCTTTGATGCCTGTTTTGCCCAAGTGTTCTTCAACCACTCCCTTTCATACATTGAATCCTCTGTGCTCCTGTTGATGGCCTTTGACCGCTTCATCGCGATCCATGACCCACTGAGATACACGTCCATCTTGACCCTGCCAAGAATATTCAAGATGGGACTCGTGTGTGTGCTAAGAGGGGTGGCTTTAGCATTCCCATACCCCTTTCTCTTGAAACGGTTCCCATACTGTCAAGCCAATATCCTCTCCCATTCCTACTGTATGCACCATGAGGTCATGAAGCTGGCGTGTGCGGACATCACAGTCAACAGCATCTATGGCTTGTTTATAATGCTCTCCACGGTGGGGTTGGACTCTCTAGTTATCCTCCTTTCATATGTGATGATCCTCAAAATGGTGCTGAGCATCACATCCCGTGCAGAGTGCCTCAGAGCCCTGAACACCTGCGTCTCCCACCTCTGCGCCGTCCTACTCTTCTACACACCAATGATCGGTCTGTCTGTGATACACAGATTTGGAAATAGCTCATCTCACTGGCTTCAGATTCTCTTTGAATACGTCTACCTGCTGGTTCCGCCCCTGATGAACCCGATCGTGTACAGCGTGAAAAGCAAACCCCTGCGTGCGAGGATCATCAGGCTGTTTGTCAAGTGA